A part of Apostichopus japonicus isolate 1M-3 chromosome 10, ASM3797524v1, whole genome shotgun sequence genomic DNA contains:
- the LOC139974829 gene encoding run domain Beclin-1-interacting and cysteine-rich domain-containing protein-like isoform X1 encodes MISAEDKRSHSEECKTLLGDLKSIVESLLVVNTTSVWSTVGGLSRLVKQLDKILSHGLKEEGGDYWPFILNLRQLQPTLAPAVEKVNRQSESQGTRQGHFWLQSSLEQLTVSGQLQILLASGRMQQYYLDYALVCQPAFTQALLTCLRAIEHNDSCLLAELDYSLFQMQRSITRQEPSFPPRSAFNPFSYQGSNELGSRLYPPIFIEPCKQDVTVSLSPEHALGSIPPNHRRSAKDNLESVLDVKERRGSIDKIAQTEDKDPLMNIHCTDLTRESNPSSGDVNGNEPSENGVIKRKNNKMQVPLSRLSSEEEFVPSKRVRESHQGRSARSHRNLRVEEDAIMEDNSNVRVTENEMPWEATRGAEVVREDPTKNENSYEVRRKGPVRRYHSHAGRASKGAEASVRPDTDYHVSLFSPEGKDNWERSIKKHDQFGSVKSRSRLRKLSTDASMSQHEKLLRRRNAHKRWHSEHLTQKEARRIMEEEAKASNDDSDGGEYSSSLPDHERQWYHGIQSPMVDGYFPQPSEGESLMSFLSSQDFATCPELDRENAHFCISEAIISAVEQIKCKQMKQRCDSESDASDEEIQELKQRIRIRRKERRRDRMLLEEEGLQQVSSPDSLSAELMDILQLSSSESDSDYSDNDGLEDLELTDRVGTNLTSMQDGGLSASMASLYSDADLQRGLSSKGLIYSDNTNQIHSETNSHLSAESIALSLLKKFSLKHLPRASELEWMVSEKDAPQALLPLPQSVPISPDDGENSDLLSLSNKSMRLRGNMEWAPPRAQLIFNIHPIPKRKLIIAKQNYRCAGCGMKIERGFLKRLRYCHYLGKFFCQCCHTTNTTIIPSRILRKWDFTKMAVSNFSLEFLRKIHSDPLFNIGDINPHLYRKVKTLQNCQELRSQLFSLKDFIRTCRLSDRSLFSLFDQEPPHLLSETDTYSIEDLMRVRSGELEKTLNKLLQLGVQHVTQCELCQAKGFICEMCRNECDVIFPFELQKAIQCPECGSCYHRACFDFTTDCPKCIRIKRRKILLAQISESEDSSQSTSRPGTPEDGAS; translated from the exons ATGATATCAGCAGAAGATAAAAGAAG CCATAGTGAAGAATGCAAGACACTTCTCGGGGATCTGAAGAGTATTGTAGAAAGCCTATTGGTGGTCAACACAACAAGTGTCTGGTCAACTGTGGGAGGACTTTCAAGATTGGTCAAGCAGCTAGACAAGATCTTATCACATGGTCTTAAGGAAGAG GGAGGTGACTATTGGCCCTTTATTCTGAATTTGAGACAGCTCCAACCAACACTCGCACCAGCGGTGGAGAAAGTCAACAGGCAGTCCGAAAGTCAAGGGACTAGACAGGGTCACTTTTGGCTCCAGTCTAGCTTGGAACAACTGACCGTGTCAGGCCAGTTACAGATTCTTTTAGCCAGTGGACGTATGCAACAGTACTATCTCG ATTATGCCCTTGTCTGCCAGCCAGCCTTTACCCAAGCCCTCTTGACCTGTTTGAGAGCCATTGAACATAATGACTCTTGCCTCTTAGCCGAGTTGGACTACAGCTTG TTTCAGATGCAAAGGTCAATCACCCGTCAAGAGCCGTCTTTTCCACCGAGATCAGCCTTCAATCCTTTCAGCTACCAAGGCTCCAATGAGTTAGGATCTCGGTTGTACCCACCAATCTTTATTGAGCCTTGTAAGCAGGATGTAACTGTGTCATTAAGCCCAGAGCATGCCCTAGGAAGTATACCACCTAACCACAGGAGGAGCGCTAAAGATAACTTGGAATCTGTTCTGGACGTGAAAGAGAGAAGAGGAAGTATAGATAAAATCGCTCAGACTGAAGATAAGGACcctctcatgaatattcattgtacAGATTTGACAAGAGAGTCCAATCCTTCCTCAGGTGACGTCAACGGGAACGAGCCATCCGAAAATGGCGTGATTAAGAGGAAGAATAACAAGATGCAAGTCCCTCTGAGCCGGTTAAGCTCTGAGGAGGAGTTTGTGCCCTCTAAAAGAGTACGAGAGAGTCACCAGGGTCGGAGTGCCCGTAGTCACCGAAATCTGCGGGTAGAAGAAGACGCCATCATGGAAGACAATAGCAATGTTCGGGTCACAGAGAATGAGATGCCATGGGAGGCAACGAGGGGTGCAGAGGTAGTGCGAGAAGATCCGACCAAAAACGAAAACTCATATGAAGTCAGGCGCAAGGGGCCGGTCCGCAGGTATCATTCACATGCCGGCAGAGCTTCGAAGGGCGCGGAAGCCTCTGTGCGCCCCGACACGGATTACCACGTCAGTTTATTTTCACCGGAGGGGAAAGACAATTGGGAGAGATCTATAAAGAAGCACGACCAGTTTGGATCGGTGAAATCGAGGAGCCGTCTGAGAAAACTGAGTACCGACGCCAGCATGTCTCAACATGAGAAACTATTGAGGAGGAGAAACGCCCATAAACGGTGGCACTCGGAGCATCTAACCCAAAAAGAGGCGAGAAGGATAATGGAGGAGGAGGCTAAAGCGAGTAATGATGATAGTGATGGAGGTGAATACTCTTCTTCTCTCCCGGACCATGAGAGGCAGTGGTATCACG GGATCCAGTCACCAATGGTGGATGGATATTTCCCCCAGCCATCAGAGGGTGAATCGTTAATGAGTTTTCTATCATCACAAGATTTTGCTACCTGCCCAGAACTAGACAGG GAGAATGCTCATTTCTGTATCTCGGAGGCCATTATATCAGCGGTTGAACAGATTAAATGTAAACAGATGAAGCAGCGTTGTGACAGCGAATCAGATGCATCGGACGAGGAGATACAAGAGCTGAAACAGAGGATCAGAATTAGAAGAAAGGAGAGAAGAAGAGACAGGATGCTGCTGGAAGAAGAGGGACTGCAACAAG TGTCAAGTCCTGACTCATTGTCTGCCGAATTGATGGACATTTTACAGCTCTCCTCGTCTGAATCAGATTCGG ATTATTCAGACAACGATGGTCTGGAGGATTTAGAATTAACAGACAGAGTGGGCACAAACTTAACTAGTATGCAAGATGGGGGTCTTTCTGCATCAATGGCTTCACTTTATTCTG ATGCTGATTTACAGCGAGGTTTATCCAGCAAAGGCCTCATTTATAGCGATAACACCAACCAAATTCACTCGGAAACCAACAGTCATCTTTCAGCGGAGTCTATCGCCCTCTCCCTTCTAAAGAAGTTCTCGCTGAAGCACCTCCCGAGGGCCTCTGAGCTGGAATGGATGGTGTCAGAGAAGGATGCTCCCCAAGCT CTTCTACCATTACCCCAATCCGTGCCCATCTCACCAGATGACGGAGAGAATTCTGATCTGCTTAGTCTTTCAAATAAAAGT ATGCGACTCAGAGGTAACATGGAATGGGCTCCACCGAGAGCACAATTGATATTTAACATTCATCCAATTCCAAA GAGAAAACTTATCATTGCCAAGCAAAATTATAGGTGTGCTGGGTGTGGAATGAAAATAGAAAGAG GGTTTCTGAAAAGACTTAGGTATTGCCATTATTTAGGTAAATTTTTCTGCCAGTGTTGCCACACGACCAACACAACCATCATCCCATCGAGGATTCTTAGGAAGTGGGATTTCACCAAGATGGCAGTCTCGAACTTTTCACTGGAATTCTTGAGAAAGATCCACAGCGACCCTCTGTTTAATATAGGAGACATCAACCCACACCTATATAGGAAGGTCAAGACCTTACAGAACTGCCAG GAGCTTAGGTCTCAACTATTCTCATTGAAAGATTTTATACGGACCTGTAGGCTAAGCGATCG TTCCCTTTTTTCACTGTTCGACCAAGAACCTCCACACCTTCTCTCCGAGACGGATACTTACTCCATAGAAGACTTGATGCGGGTCAGAAGCGGGGAACTGGAGAAGACCCTGAATAAACTACTGCAGCTCGGGGTACAACATGTGACTCAGTGTGAG CTTTGTCAAGCCAAAGGTTTCATCTGTGAGATGTGCAGGAATGaatgtgatgtcatatttccaTTTGAGCTACAGAAAGCTATTCAGTGTCCAG AATGTGGTTCTTGTTATCATCGGGCCTGTTTTGACTTTACGACAGATTGTCCAAAATGTATCAGGATCAAAAGGAG gaaaatacttcTGGCACAAATTTCTGAGAGTGAAGATAGCAGTCAGTCTACCTCCAGACCAGGAACACCTGAAGATGGTGCCAGCTGA
- the LOC139974829 gene encoding run domain Beclin-1-interacting and cysteine-rich domain-containing protein-like isoform X5 yields MQRSITRQEPSFPPRSAFNPFSYQGSNELGSRLYPPIFIEPCKQDVTVSLSPEHALGSIPPNHRRSAKDNLESVLDVKERRGSIDKIAQTEDKDPLMNIHCTDLTRESNPSSGDVNGNEPSENGVIKRKNNKMQVPLSRLSSEEEFVPSKRVRESHQGRSARSHRNLRVEEDAIMEDNSNVRVTENEMPWEATRGAEVVREDPTKNENSYEVRRKGPVRRYHSHAGRASKGAEASVRPDTDYHVSLFSPEGKDNWERSIKKHDQFGSVKSRSRLRKLSTDASMSQHEKLLRRRNAHKRWHSEHLTQKEARRIMEEEAKASNDDSDGGEYSSSLPDHERQWYHGIQSPMVDGYFPQPSEGESLMSFLSSQDFATCPELDRENAHFCISEAIISAVEQIKCKQMKQRCDSESDASDEEIQELKQRIRIRRKERRRDRMLLEEEGLQQVSSPDSLSAELMDILQLSSSESDSDYSDNDGLEDLELTDRVGTNLTSMQDGGLSASMASLYSDADLQRGLSSKGLIYSDNTNQIHSETNSHLSAESIALSLLKKFSLKHLPRASELEWMVSEKDAPQALLPLPQSVPISPDDGENSDLLSLSNKSMRLRGNMEWAPPRAQLIFNIHPIPKRKLIIAKQNYRCAGCGMKIERGFLKRLRYCHYLGKFFCQCCHTTNTTIIPSRILRKWDFTKMAVSNFSLEFLRKIHSDPLFNIGDINPHLYRKVKTLQNCQELRSQLFSLKDFIRTCRLSDRSLFSLFDQEPPHLLSETDTYSIEDLMRVRSGELEKTLNKLLQLGVQHVTQCELCQAKGFICEMCRNECDVIFPFELQKAIQCPECGSCYHRACFDFTTDCPKCIRIKRRKILLAQISESEDSSQSTSRPGTPEDGAS; encoded by the exons ATGCAAAGGTCAATCACCCGTCAAGAGCCGTCTTTTCCACCGAGATCAGCCTTCAATCCTTTCAGCTACCAAGGCTCCAATGAGTTAGGATCTCGGTTGTACCCACCAATCTTTATTGAGCCTTGTAAGCAGGATGTAACTGTGTCATTAAGCCCAGAGCATGCCCTAGGAAGTATACCACCTAACCACAGGAGGAGCGCTAAAGATAACTTGGAATCTGTTCTGGACGTGAAAGAGAGAAGAGGAAGTATAGATAAAATCGCTCAGACTGAAGATAAGGACcctctcatgaatattcattgtacAGATTTGACAAGAGAGTCCAATCCTTCCTCAGGTGACGTCAACGGGAACGAGCCATCCGAAAATGGCGTGATTAAGAGGAAGAATAACAAGATGCAAGTCCCTCTGAGCCGGTTAAGCTCTGAGGAGGAGTTTGTGCCCTCTAAAAGAGTACGAGAGAGTCACCAGGGTCGGAGTGCCCGTAGTCACCGAAATCTGCGGGTAGAAGAAGACGCCATCATGGAAGACAATAGCAATGTTCGGGTCACAGAGAATGAGATGCCATGGGAGGCAACGAGGGGTGCAGAGGTAGTGCGAGAAGATCCGACCAAAAACGAAAACTCATATGAAGTCAGGCGCAAGGGGCCGGTCCGCAGGTATCATTCACATGCCGGCAGAGCTTCGAAGGGCGCGGAAGCCTCTGTGCGCCCCGACACGGATTACCACGTCAGTTTATTTTCACCGGAGGGGAAAGACAATTGGGAGAGATCTATAAAGAAGCACGACCAGTTTGGATCGGTGAAATCGAGGAGCCGTCTGAGAAAACTGAGTACCGACGCCAGCATGTCTCAACATGAGAAACTATTGAGGAGGAGAAACGCCCATAAACGGTGGCACTCGGAGCATCTAACCCAAAAAGAGGCGAGAAGGATAATGGAGGAGGAGGCTAAAGCGAGTAATGATGATAGTGATGGAGGTGAATACTCTTCTTCTCTCCCGGACCATGAGAGGCAGTGGTATCACG GGATCCAGTCACCAATGGTGGATGGATATTTCCCCCAGCCATCAGAGGGTGAATCGTTAATGAGTTTTCTATCATCACAAGATTTTGCTACCTGCCCAGAACTAGACAGG GAGAATGCTCATTTCTGTATCTCGGAGGCCATTATATCAGCGGTTGAACAGATTAAATGTAAACAGATGAAGCAGCGTTGTGACAGCGAATCAGATGCATCGGACGAGGAGATACAAGAGCTGAAACAGAGGATCAGAATTAGAAGAAAGGAGAGAAGAAGAGACAGGATGCTGCTGGAAGAAGAGGGACTGCAACAAG TGTCAAGTCCTGACTCATTGTCTGCCGAATTGATGGACATTTTACAGCTCTCCTCGTCTGAATCAGATTCGG ATTATTCAGACAACGATGGTCTGGAGGATTTAGAATTAACAGACAGAGTGGGCACAAACTTAACTAGTATGCAAGATGGGGGTCTTTCTGCATCAATGGCTTCACTTTATTCTG ATGCTGATTTACAGCGAGGTTTATCCAGCAAAGGCCTCATTTATAGCGATAACACCAACCAAATTCACTCGGAAACCAACAGTCATCTTTCAGCGGAGTCTATCGCCCTCTCCCTTCTAAAGAAGTTCTCGCTGAAGCACCTCCCGAGGGCCTCTGAGCTGGAATGGATGGTGTCAGAGAAGGATGCTCCCCAAGCT CTTCTACCATTACCCCAATCCGTGCCCATCTCACCAGATGACGGAGAGAATTCTGATCTGCTTAGTCTTTCAAATAAAAGT ATGCGACTCAGAGGTAACATGGAATGGGCTCCACCGAGAGCACAATTGATATTTAACATTCATCCAATTCCAAA GAGAAAACTTATCATTGCCAAGCAAAATTATAGGTGTGCTGGGTGTGGAATGAAAATAGAAAGAG GGTTTCTGAAAAGACTTAGGTATTGCCATTATTTAGGTAAATTTTTCTGCCAGTGTTGCCACACGACCAACACAACCATCATCCCATCGAGGATTCTTAGGAAGTGGGATTTCACCAAGATGGCAGTCTCGAACTTTTCACTGGAATTCTTGAGAAAGATCCACAGCGACCCTCTGTTTAATATAGGAGACATCAACCCACACCTATATAGGAAGGTCAAGACCTTACAGAACTGCCAG GAGCTTAGGTCTCAACTATTCTCATTGAAAGATTTTATACGGACCTGTAGGCTAAGCGATCG TTCCCTTTTTTCACTGTTCGACCAAGAACCTCCACACCTTCTCTCCGAGACGGATACTTACTCCATAGAAGACTTGATGCGGGTCAGAAGCGGGGAACTGGAGAAGACCCTGAATAAACTACTGCAGCTCGGGGTACAACATGTGACTCAGTGTGAG CTTTGTCAAGCCAAAGGTTTCATCTGTGAGATGTGCAGGAATGaatgtgatgtcatatttccaTTTGAGCTACAGAAAGCTATTCAGTGTCCAG AATGTGGTTCTTGTTATCATCGGGCCTGTTTTGACTTTACGACAGATTGTCCAAAATGTATCAGGATCAAAAGGAG gaaaatacttcTGGCACAAATTTCTGAGAGTGAAGATAGCAGTCAGTCTACCTCCAGACCAGGAACACCTGAAGATGGTGCCAGCTGA